The following proteins are co-located in the Pseudomonas antarctica genome:
- a CDS encoding long-chain-acyl-CoA synthetase translates to MSHPQDDMITWGKMLRKVPAIVRALPRVVSGMRAANVTDPGQPCGLGWQFEQAVLRNPDGAALLYGDSVLSYSEANQRANRIAHHLHAQGIGKGDVVALFIENRPELLLNVLAVAKLGGICAMLNTSQTQAALVHSLNLVTPVAIVVGAELVPAFSAVREHVAIKADRTWFVADQPSSAVPEGYIDLMVASAECAVSNPTSTEHIFFNDPCFYIYTSGTTGLPKAGIMKHGRWTKTAVSFGSIALDMGPQDVLYCTLPLYHATGLCVCWGSAIVGASGFAIRRKFSASQFWDDARKFNATTLGYVGELCRYLLDQPPSAQDRDNRVTKMVGNGLRPGVWAQFKQRYGVEHICELYAASDGNIGFTNVLNFDNTIGFCLQHWALVEYAHDTGEPIRGSDGLMRKVQTGGQGLLLARIDEKSPFDGYTDPEKNRKVVLTDVFEKGDRYFNTGDLLRSIGFGHAQFVDRLGDTYRWKGENVSTTEVENVLLQHPQIAEVVAYGVEIENTNGRAGMVAITPSESLASLDMRELLQFAHGQLPHYAVPLFLRIKVKMETTGTFKYQKVKLKEEAFDPAKAGNDPVYVWLPGSDSYVPVTGQLLAQIQGGQFRY, encoded by the coding sequence ATGAGCCATCCGCAAGACGACATGATCACTTGGGGCAAAATGCTGCGAAAGGTGCCCGCGATTGTTCGCGCCCTGCCGCGCGTGGTAAGCGGGATGCGTGCCGCGAATGTCACTGACCCGGGGCAACCTTGCGGCCTCGGGTGGCAGTTCGAGCAGGCTGTGCTGCGTAATCCCGACGGTGCTGCGTTGTTGTACGGCGACAGTGTGCTCAGCTACAGCGAAGCCAACCAGCGCGCCAATCGTATCGCTCATCATCTGCACGCGCAGGGCATCGGCAAGGGTGATGTGGTTGCGCTGTTTATCGAGAATCGGCCTGAATTACTGCTCAATGTATTGGCCGTGGCGAAGCTGGGTGGTATCTGCGCAATGCTCAATACCTCGCAAACCCAGGCGGCGCTGGTGCACAGCCTGAATCTGGTGACCCCGGTGGCCATTGTCGTGGGGGCGGAGTTGGTGCCTGCCTTTTCTGCGGTGCGTGAGCACGTCGCGATCAAGGCCGACCGCACCTGGTTTGTCGCCGATCAACCATCAAGTGCGGTGCCTGAAGGTTACATCGACCTGATGGTGGCCAGCGCCGAATGCGCGGTGAGCAACCCCACCAGCACCGAGCACATCTTTTTCAACGACCCGTGCTTCTATATCTACACCTCCGGCACTACGGGCTTGCCCAAGGCCGGGATCATGAAACACGGCCGCTGGACCAAAACCGCTGTGAGTTTCGGCAGCATCGCCCTGGACATGGGGCCGCAAGATGTCCTGTATTGCACGCTGCCGCTGTACCACGCCACCGGCCTGTGTGTGTGCTGGGGTTCGGCGATTGTCGGCGCGTCGGGGTTCGCCATCCGGCGTAAATTCAGTGCAAGCCAGTTTTGGGACGATGCGCGCAAATTCAACGCGACGACCCTGGGTTATGTCGGGGAGTTGTGCCGCTACCTGCTCGATCAGCCGCCCAGCGCGCAGGACCGTGATAACCGCGTGACCAAGATGGTCGGCAATGGCCTGCGCCCCGGCGTCTGGGCGCAGTTCAAGCAACGCTATGGCGTTGAGCATATCTGCGAGCTGTACGCTGCCAGTGACGGCAATATCGGCTTCACCAATGTGCTGAATTTCGATAACACCATCGGCTTTTGCCTGCAGCACTGGGCACTGGTGGAATACGCCCACGACACCGGTGAACCGATCCGTGGCAGCGATGGTTTGATGCGCAAGGTGCAAACGGGCGGGCAGGGGCTGCTATTGGCCCGGATTGATGAAAAATCACCCTTCGACGGGTACACCGACCCAGAAAAGAACCGCAAGGTGGTGCTCACGGATGTGTTCGAGAAGGGCGACCGCTATTTCAATACCGGCGACTTGTTGCGCAGTATCGGCTTTGGCCATGCTCAGTTCGTTGACCGCCTGGGCGATACCTATCGCTGGAAGGGGGAGAACGTCTCGACCACCGAAGTTGAAAACGTCCTGCTGCAACACCCGCAGATCGCCGAAGTGGTGGCCTATGGCGTCGAGATCGAAAATACCAACGGCCGGGCGGGGATGGTCGCCATCACCCCGAGCGAATCCCTGGCGTCCCTGGACATGCGTGAATTGCTCCAGTTCGCCCACGGCCAACTGCCGCACTACGCGGTGCCGTTGTTTCTGCGCATCAAAGTGAAGATGGAAACCACCGGCACCTTCAAATACCAGAAGGTGAAGCTCAAGGAGGAAGCGTTTGACCCGGCAAAAGCCGGTAATGACCCGGTCTACGTTTGGCTTCCTGGGTCGGACAGCTATGTGCCGGTCACCGGCCAGCTGTTGGCGCAGATCCAGGGCGGGCAGTTTCGTTATTGA
- a CDS encoding response regulator transcription factor has translation MSGREESCRTPVTEPVGVRRRLSLGGKPLTPTELEILRWAAEGKTVWEISQIRATSEATVKFHLRNIYGKLDVTNRVQAINEATRQGLC, from the coding sequence ATGAGTGGCCGAGAGGAGTCGTGTCGTACGCCGGTGACCGAGCCTGTGGGCGTTAGAAGACGTCTGAGCCTGGGCGGCAAACCCCTCACACCGACCGAGCTGGAAATCCTGCGGTGGGCTGCTGAAGGCAAGACGGTTTGGGAAATCAGCCAGATTCGCGCCACCTCTGAAGCCACGGTGAAATTCCATCTGCGTAATATCTACGGCAAGCTGGACGTCACCAACCGCGTGCAGGCGATAAATGAAGCGACGCGCCAGGGGCTGTGCTGA
- a CDS encoding 1,2-dihydroxy-3-keto-5-methylthiopentene dioxygenase, which yields MSYVAVYHVATPDTPNKVLTHFDDIAAALAEHGVRFERWQPSPIEKGAGDAEMIAAYQEQINALGYASVQVLSVTSDHPQKAELRAQYLEERRYSDDEVRFFIAGVGLFAVHVGEYIYAVRCEKNDLLVIPAGTPHWFDMGENPHCVTLRLFNSADGAVPEFTGSDMAARIPGLDD from the coding sequence ATGAGTTATGTAGCTGTTTACCACGTCGCCACACCGGACACCCCGAACAAGGTCCTGACCCATTTCGACGATATCGCTGCGGCCCTGGCCGAGCATGGCGTGCGGTTCGAACGTTGGCAGCCCAGCCCCATCGAGAAGGGCGCCGGCGACGCTGAAATGATCGCTGCCTACCAGGAGCAGATCAATGCTCTGGGTTACGCCTCTGTGCAAGTGCTCAGCGTGACGAGCGACCACCCACAGAAAGCCGAGCTGCGTGCCCAGTACCTTGAGGAGCGCCGCTACAGCGACGACGAAGTGCGCTTTTTCATCGCCGGCGTAGGCCTGTTTGCTGTGCACGTGGGCGAGTACATATACGCCGTACGCTGTGAGAAAAATGACCTGCTGGTGATCCCGGCCGGAACGCCCCATTGGTTCGACATGGGCGAAAATCCGCACTGTGTGACATTGCGCCTGTTCAACAGCGCTGACGGCGCAGTGCCTGAATTCACCGGCAGCGATATGGCTGCTCGTATTCCCGGATTGGACGACTAA
- a CDS encoding PLDc N-terminal domain-containing protein yields MGSTFNGLIGLIILALDIWAIINVFKSGASTGAKVLWILLILLLPVLGLIIWAIAGPRGNVRI; encoded by the coding sequence ATGGGTTCGACTTTCAATGGTCTGATTGGCCTGATTATCCTTGCGCTGGATATCTGGGCGATTATCAACGTGTTCAAAAGCGGCGCGAGCACGGGCGCCAAGGTGTTGTGGATCTTGCTGATCCTGTTGCTGCCGGTACTCGGCCTGATTATCTGGGCAATTGCCGGGCCGCGCGGGAATGTGCGGATCTGA
- a CDS encoding DUF3509 domain-containing protein yields the protein MSLIQDKFASVFSQYDVTTQPRPDGGILLTLRNSEGKQVKRSISYQQLHTADQLTWVISAIRRDLAEQASDLPQISMLQSQNRFALPTYHSA from the coding sequence ATGAGCCTGATCCAAGATAAATTCGCTTCTGTATTCTCCCAATACGACGTCACCACTCAGCCACGTCCTGACGGCGGTATCCTGCTGACCCTGCGCAACAGCGAAGGCAAACAAGTCAAGCGCTCGATCTCATACCAACAGTTGCACACTGCTGACCAACTGACGTGGGTGATCAGCGCCATTCGCCGCGACTTGGCCGAACAAGCCAGCGATTTGCCCCAGATTTCGATGCTGCAAAGCCAGAACCGCTTTGCCCTGCCGACTTACCATTCGGCATAA
- a CDS encoding ankyrin repeat domain-containing protein — translation MSDQPKQMTEDEAAEFAEQVFDVARRGDAAMLAALLAKGLPPNLRNHNGDTLLMLAAYHGHADAVKVLLEFKADPQIANDKNQLPIAGAAFKGNLPVVTALIEGGAPVDASSSDGRTALMMAAMFNRVEMVDYLLGQGANPKATDAQGATALAAAQTMGAADTAAQLQKLV, via the coding sequence ATGTCAGACCAGCCCAAACAAATGACCGAAGACGAAGCTGCCGAATTTGCCGAACAGGTCTTTGACGTGGCTCGCCGAGGCGACGCCGCCATGCTCGCTGCGCTGCTGGCCAAAGGCTTGCCGCCCAATCTGCGCAACCATAATGGCGACACCTTGCTCATGCTCGCGGCCTACCACGGCCACGCCGATGCGGTAAAAGTGCTGCTGGAATTCAAGGCTGACCCACAGATCGCCAATGACAAAAACCAACTGCCGATTGCCGGTGCCGCATTCAAGGGCAACCTGCCCGTGGTCACGGCGCTGATCGAAGGTGGCGCACCGGTTGATGCATCATCGTCGGATGGGCGTACCGCGCTGATGATGGCGGCGATGTTCAACCGCGTAGAAATGGTCGACTACCTGCTTGGGCAAGGTGCCAATCCCAAGGCGACTGACGCCCAGGGCGCGACGGCGTTAGCAGCAGCGCAAACCATGGGCGCGGCGGATACGGCGGCGCAGTTGCAAAAACTGGTGTAG
- a CDS encoding MFS transporter, with amino-acid sequence MTALPYWRLSSFYLFYFALLGATAPFLALYFDHLGFSSARIGELVAIPMLMRCVAPNLWGWLGDHTGRRLAIVRFGAVCTLASFSLIFVSKTYAWLALVMALHAFFWHAVLPQFEVITLAHLQKQTSRYSQIRLWGSIGFILTVVIMGRLFDWLSLDIYPVVVVVIMAGIIGASLWVPNAQPVSHGNRLAGDGFLKQLRSPGVLAFYACVALMQMSHGPYYTFLTLHLEHLGYSRGVIGLLWAVGVVAEVLMFLAMSRILTRFSVRRVLLASFLLASVRWLLLGSFAEFFWVLLLAQVMHAATFGSFHAAAIAFVQRSFGDKQQGQGQALYAALAGTGGALGALYSGYSWNLLGPTLTFSIASIAALAAAVIIGLRLQEPNQGTVQ; translated from the coding sequence GTGACAGCGCTCCCGTACTGGCGACTCTCCAGCTTCTACCTGTTTTACTTCGCCCTGCTGGGGGCGACGGCCCCTTTCCTGGCGCTGTACTTCGATCACCTGGGGTTCTCCAGCGCGCGTATCGGCGAACTGGTGGCCATCCCCATGCTGATGCGCTGCGTGGCGCCGAACCTGTGGGGGTGGTTGGGCGACCATACCGGCCGACGCCTGGCCATCGTGCGATTTGGCGCGGTGTGCACCCTGGCAAGTTTTTCGCTGATTTTTGTCAGCAAGACCTATGCCTGGCTGGCGTTGGTCATGGCGTTGCACGCGTTTTTTTGGCACGCGGTGTTGCCGCAGTTTGAAGTGATTACCCTGGCGCACCTGCAAAAGCAGACCTCGCGCTACAGTCAGATCCGCCTGTGGGGCTCGATCGGTTTCATTCTCACCGTGGTGATCATGGGCCGCCTGTTCGACTGGCTGAGCCTGGACATTTACCCGGTGGTGGTCGTGGTGATCATGGCCGGCATCATCGGCGCCAGCCTGTGGGTGCCGAATGCGCAGCCTGTCAGCCATGGCAATCGTTTGGCCGGCGACGGTTTTCTCAAGCAGCTGCGCAGCCCCGGTGTCCTGGCGTTTTATGCCTGCGTGGCGTTGATGCAAATGAGCCACGGCCCGTATTACACCTTCCTGACCCTGCATCTGGAGCATTTGGGCTACAGCCGTGGCGTGATTGGTCTGCTCTGGGCAGTGGGCGTTGTGGCGGAAGTGCTGATGTTCCTGGCCATGAGCCGCATCCTCACGCGCTTTTCGGTGCGACGGGTGCTGCTGGCCAGTTTCCTGTTGGCGTCGGTACGCTGGTTGCTGCTGGGCTCATTCGCTGAATTCTTCTGGGTGCTGCTGCTGGCGCAGGTGATGCACGCCGCCACCTTCGGCAGCTTTCATGCGGCGGCCATTGCTTTTGTGCAACGTAGTTTCGGCGATAAACAACAAGGCCAGGGCCAGGCGCTCTATGCTGCCTTGGCCGGTACCGGGGGCGCCTTGGGGGCCCTGTATTCCGGTTACAGTTGGAATCTGCTGGGGCCGACCCTGACGTTCAGCATCGCCAGCATCGCGGCCCTGGCCGCCGCCGTTATCATTGGCCTTCGATTGCAAGAGCCGAACCAAGGAACCGTGCAATGA